In a genomic window of Flavobacterium sp. KACC 22761:
- a CDS encoding sulfatase: MKYIKQNISSRFFLLFWLAAISAVAQNKTKSETPPNLLIILADQWRGQALGFERKEPVKTPNVDKFAKESLVLTQMVSNYPVCSPARAMLMTGQYPIKNHVYSNVNSNSAPFGVELQKDAVCWSDILKQNGYFNGYIGKWHLDSPYKPYVPTSNNTEKIAWNEWTSPDRRHGFDYWYAYGTYDEHDKPMYWDTNDKREDFKYVNQWGPIHEADKALAFFKNENGKMRKSRAPFSLVVSMNPPHSEYQTVPKKYYDLYKDIPLKDLVKDPNIPAEETEQGDQYRKDVRYYYANITGVDEQIGRIVQGLKDQKLDENTIVIIMADHGNCLGKHSEVSKNNIYEESLRIPFIVYWKGHILPRIDNTFLGSLPDIYPTLLELMGMKNKTPKDLDGKSYAPYYLNGKGEKPTEQYILGAIISNNVNMNTGFRGIRTTDYKLSFVKKKGTGEYVLYDLKADPFELTNIYNPDLPIVKKLQPSLIKWLEKTKDGFVLEK; this comes from the coding sequence ATGAAGTATATAAAACAAAATATTTCTTCCAGGTTTTTTCTTTTATTTTGGCTAGCAGCGATTTCAGCAGTTGCCCAAAATAAAACTAAATCTGAAACACCTCCCAACTTGTTGATTATTCTTGCCGATCAATGGAGAGGGCAGGCCTTGGGTTTTGAACGAAAAGAGCCTGTTAAGACTCCTAATGTAGACAAATTTGCCAAAGAAAGTTTGGTGCTTACACAAATGGTGAGCAACTATCCGGTTTGTTCTCCGGCAAGAGCCATGCTGATGACGGGTCAATATCCGATAAAAAACCACGTGTACAGCAATGTGAATTCCAATTCGGCTCCGTTTGGTGTCGAATTGCAAAAGGATGCTGTTTGTTGGTCTGATATTTTGAAGCAAAACGGATATTTTAATGGCTATATAGGAAAATGGCATTTGGATTCTCCGTACAAACCCTATGTCCCAACATCAAATAATACCGAAAAAATAGCTTGGAACGAATGGACTTCTCCGGACAGAAGGCACGGTTTTGATTACTGGTATGCCTATGGTACCTATGATGAGCATGACAAACCGATGTATTGGGATACCAACGACAAAAGGGAGGATTTCAAATATGTGAACCAATGGGGACCCATTCATGAAGCCGATAAAGCATTGGCTTTTTTCAAAAATGAAAATGGCAAAATGCGTAAAAGCCGTGCTCCGTTTTCATTAGTAGTTTCGATGAACCCGCCACATTCAGAATACCAAACCGTTCCCAAAAAATATTATGATCTATACAAAGATATCCCTTTGAAAGATTTGGTGAAAGACCCCAATATTCCTGCCGAAGAAACGGAACAAGGTGATCAATACCGAAAAGATGTTCGTTATTATTATGCCAATATAACTGGCGTTGATGAGCAAATAGGCCGAATAGTACAAGGTCTAAAAGATCAAAAACTGGATGAAAATACCATTGTAATAATCATGGCCGATCACGGGAATTGTTTGGGAAAACATTCTGAAGTATCAAAAAACAACATTTATGAAGAGTCGCTGCGAATTCCGTTTATCGTTTACTGGAAAGGTCATATTCTGCCAAGAATCGACAATACTTTTTTAGGAAGTCTCCCTGATATTTATCCGACTCTTTTGGAACTAATGGGGATGAAAAACAAAACCCCAAAAGATTTGGATGGGAAAAGCTACGCTCCATATTATCTTAATGGCAAAGGAGAAAAACCAACCGAACAATATATTTTAGGCGCGATTATCAGCAATAATGTCAATATGAATACCGGTTTCAGAGGAATCCGAACAACTGATTATAAATTGTCTTTTGTGAAGAAAAAAGGGACGGGAGAAT
- a CDS encoding polysaccharide lyase family 8 super-sandwich domain-containing protein: MKKLFFVLCAISTILCSQAQEAERKVAYDNYLKYSTQAKSVKDDKKEASIQEYREGFNKIPYRYNQLANEMKKSSQECLTLLGENGQFTDLAQQEKRIADEKILLDKGELQREVIVPVVSEAINRLWKIADAYRLGEMKEKEVLVDKFYKAIIHYGNLEMGRNNAAPRFHASCFLIPTAAVNIYFSLLKQMDQVEAGKSKNPLLNDASLVLKEVALQCWTQPFRNDATDNNVVQIERFRNHVWWVGGNALAYRSLLPTAFMYKSIPMIDLLSEVCQRGISQTSQSTYNESFWIEGFTADGAGWGHGKQSLIWGYPIDGGNNALNMLVMLKGSPWEKKLTQENKETLINFFQGGNWYHYKGNELPCLDRYSSVYGRGSGTIPSLGLAKSLMKDWKTSFTDSEQKEIEQFIQEANAKTVNMSQFEAGIYNGTRWFFNNDDLMKKNPDYHIMVNMASNRCDGIESATNFADCYNFFNDDGMTFFQRNGTEYRKIYGGWDVTASPGVTAREGMEKIKPVTNWRGYNSKFNFSGSATSGGENAVAGFVFEKENASDRDDVNDKGTNKNENECIYGVQVHKAYFMQGDYLIALGAGVNNLRAELEGTIRTTIDQTAKENDVVVFENGSWQKVKSGVQSFFDKGQPVWIKQQDKFAYTVLPQYSKKAYYTCETKSADWLKMNIQNKTVKDLPASVDILRLWIDHGREVKNDTYGYVVYCGKDNPTATLPFVVLQNDTSIQAVKSLDSNLIQVVFYDGNTQLNQQGVRIVVSNPCIVQIELKGKENVISVQDPQMNKDLKQITVTFNNKSFVFELPQGKLSGKPVTQKLNF, from the coding sequence ATGAAAAAACTATTTTTTGTTTTATGCGCAATCAGCACAATCCTGTGTAGTCAGGCACAAGAAGCCGAGCGTAAAGTGGCATACGACAACTATTTAAAATATTCCACACAAGCTAAATCAGTCAAGGATGATAAAAAAGAAGCATCCATCCAAGAGTACCGTGAAGGATTCAATAAAATTCCGTATCGCTATAATCAACTAGCGAATGAAATGAAAAAGAGCAGTCAGGAATGTTTAACCTTGCTTGGCGAAAATGGTCAATTTACCGATCTGGCACAGCAGGAAAAAAGGATTGCAGATGAAAAAATATTGCTAGACAAAGGAGAATTACAAAGAGAAGTGATCGTTCCTGTAGTATCGGAAGCAATTAACCGCCTTTGGAAAATTGCAGATGCATATCGTCTTGGCGAAATGAAAGAAAAAGAGGTATTGGTTGACAAATTTTATAAAGCCATCATCCACTATGGTAATCTAGAAATGGGGCGCAACAACGCAGCCCCGAGGTTTCATGCCTCTTGTTTTCTTATTCCAACGGCGGCAGTGAATATTTATTTTTCTCTGCTGAAACAAATGGATCAAGTGGAAGCCGGAAAAAGTAAGAATCCATTATTAAATGATGCCAGTTTGGTATTGAAAGAAGTGGCTTTGCAGTGCTGGACACAGCCTTTCCGCAACGATGCAACGGATAATAATGTGGTGCAGATTGAACGTTTCCGAAACCATGTTTGGTGGGTAGGAGGCAATGCGCTGGCGTATCGTTCATTGTTGCCTACAGCATTTATGTACAAGTCGATTCCTATGATTGATTTACTGTCAGAAGTATGCCAAAGAGGTATCAGTCAAACCTCTCAGTCAACCTATAATGAATCGTTTTGGATAGAAGGCTTTACGGCAGATGGTGCAGGATGGGGGCATGGTAAGCAGAGCTTGATCTGGGGATATCCGATTGACGGAGGTAACAATGCTTTGAATATGTTGGTGATGCTGAAAGGCTCACCATGGGAGAAAAAATTAACGCAGGAAAATAAAGAAACTTTAATCAATTTTTTTCAGGGAGGGAATTGGTATCATTATAAAGGAAATGAACTTCCATGCCTGGATCGTTATTCATCGGTTTATGGAAGAGGCAGTGGTACTATTCCTTCATTGGGACTTGCCAAAAGTTTGATGAAAGACTGGAAAACTTCTTTTACGGATTCAGAACAAAAAGAAATAGAGCAGTTTATACAGGAAGCTAATGCGAAAACTGTTAATATGTCGCAATTTGAGGCTGGGATTTACAATGGTACCCGATGGTTTTTTAATAATGATGATTTGATGAAGAAGAATCCAGATTACCATATTATGGTGAATATGGCTTCGAACAGATGTGATGGAATTGAAAGTGCTACCAATTTTGCCGATTGCTATAACTTTTTTAACGATGATGGCATGACGTTTTTTCAACGTAACGGAACTGAATACCGAAAAATATATGGTGGCTGGGATGTTACCGCTTCTCCAGGTGTGACTGCCCGGGAAGGAATGGAAAAAATCAAACCAGTTACAAACTGGAGAGGGTATAATAGTAAATTTAATTTTTCCGGAAGTGCTACTTCAGGAGGCGAAAATGCAGTGGCCGGTTTTGTTTTTGAAAAAGAGAACGCCTCAGATAGGGATGATGTGAACGATAAAGGAACCAATAAAAATGAAAACGAATGTATTTATGGCGTACAAGTACATAAGGCTTATTTCATGCAGGGCGATTATCTTATTGCTTTGGGTGCAGGCGTAAACAATCTTCGAGCTGAGTTGGAAGGCACTATTCGTACAACCATTGATCAAACTGCTAAAGAGAATGATGTAGTAGTATTTGAAAATGGGTCATGGCAAAAAGTGAAATCTGGAGTTCAGTCCTTTTTTGATAAAGGTCAGCCTGTCTGGATAAAACAACAGGATAAATTCGCTTACACTGTTTTACCACAATACAGTAAAAAGGCCTATTATACCTGTGAAACAAAATCAGCCGACTGGCTAAAAATGAATATTCAAAACAAAACGGTAAAAGATTTACCTGCCAGTGTAGATATCCTGAGACTTTGGATCGATCACGGCCGTGAGGTAAAAAATGACACTTACGGCTATGTTGTGTACTGCGGAAAAGACAATCCGACAGCTACGCTTCCATTTGTTGTGTTGCAAAATGATACTTCAATACAAGCGGTTAAATCGTTGGACAGTAATCTGATACAAGTTGTGTTTTATGATGGAAATACTCAATTAAATCAACAAGGAGTTCGTATTGTGGTATCCAATCCTTGTATTGTGCAAATAGAATTGAAAGGTAAGGAAAATGTAATTTCGGTTCAAGATCCGCAAATGAATAAAGATTTGAAACAAATCACAGTAACCTTCAATAATAAATCATTTGTATTTGAATTGCCACAAGGGAAATTGTCAGGGAAACCGGTAACTCAGAAACTAAACTTTTGA
- a CDS encoding glycoside hydrolase family 3 N-terminal domain-containing protein, with protein sequence MKNYKTKKMKFLSSTILSTVIFSLLFNGVVIAQTKPATKILPYKNPALPVEKRVNDLIMRMTLEEKVYQMCALRLGDGDEIFKSSGVYSIDYIRQQMKSHGTGHISCPTTDMDAAKGVKTVNEIQKVAVEETRLGIPTLINDEALHGVKGFGATIYPQSIALSCTWDLPLMKKITDAIGKEAYSRGIRQALSPVLDLARDPRHGRMEETYGEDPFLASRFAVEFIKNVQQNGVICTPKHFAANFVPSNGLDAANVSLSERELREIHLVPYKAAVTEAHAKSLMAAYNAIDGVPCHANKWLLTDLLRKEWGFTGYTVSDWSGVVHTMGMHKIAESRGEAAVICAKAGLDVDLPRYKAYVELIEEVKKGNIDQSVIDESVKRILRVKFEMGLFEHPYIEDTTQAAKLCNAPEFRALAKKAAEESIILLKNKNNVLPIAETAKNIAVIGPNAAKAQFGGYSSAGVPGVSPIDGIKNLFGSTATIRYAKGCTLTDTDTSGFEEAVNIAKQSDITVLVMGGQYSVTGGESQDRIDLNLMGVQEELIKTISSLGKPVIVVLDDSRPVTMLNWIDKVDAVLLMFPAGEEGGNALAEILSGKVNPSGKTTVTIPRHTGQIPLTQITRPYGREGSVAEYPETKVAGIVSKDRYYCLYPFGFGLSYTTFQYGDIKFAKDKFSIDEKIQLSVNVTNTGNRDGDEIVQLYFTNLHTKHITQAPKQLRAFQRVSIPAGGTQTVTFTLNPSDLSHLDENLKRKVDAGDFEIFVGGNSVDGVTNKFALVLKK encoded by the coding sequence ATGAAAAATTATAAAACAAAAAAAATGAAATTTTTATCGTCAACTATATTGTCAACAGTTATTTTTTCTTTGCTTTTTAATGGAGTGGTAATTGCACAAACAAAACCTGCGACCAAAATTTTGCCTTATAAAAACCCCGCTCTTCCGGTCGAGAAACGTGTAAATGATTTAATTATGCGAATGACTCTCGAAGAAAAAGTATATCAAATGTGCGCCTTGCGCTTGGGAGATGGAGACGAAATATTCAAAAGCAGTGGGGTATATTCAATCGATTATATCCGTCAGCAAATGAAGTCCCATGGTACCGGTCACATTAGTTGTCCTACAACCGATATGGATGCTGCGAAAGGAGTTAAAACAGTCAATGAAATTCAAAAAGTTGCTGTAGAAGAAACAAGATTGGGTATTCCTACGCTTATTAATGATGAGGCGTTGCACGGTGTGAAAGGTTTTGGCGCTACTATTTACCCGCAGTCTATTGCACTTTCTTGTACATGGGACTTGCCACTGATGAAAAAAATAACAGATGCTATCGGAAAAGAAGCCTATAGCAGGGGTATTAGACAGGCATTGAGTCCCGTACTTGATTTGGCAAGGGATCCACGCCATGGGAGGATGGAAGAAACGTATGGGGAAGACCCTTTTTTAGCTTCCCGTTTTGCTGTTGAATTTATCAAGAATGTACAACAAAATGGAGTTATCTGCACACCGAAACACTTTGCCGCAAATTTTGTGCCTTCTAATGGTTTGGATGCAGCTAATGTTTCATTGAGTGAAAGAGAACTAAGAGAAATTCATTTAGTTCCTTATAAAGCTGCTGTAACCGAAGCCCATGCAAAATCGTTAATGGCGGCCTATAATGCCATAGATGGAGTGCCATGTCACGCCAATAAATGGCTGCTCACTGATTTATTACGTAAAGAATGGGGGTTTACAGGCTATACTGTGTCTGATTGGAGTGGAGTAGTACATACAATGGGTATGCACAAAATTGCTGAATCTAGGGGAGAAGCTGCTGTAATATGTGCCAAGGCTGGCTTAGATGTAGATTTACCCAGATACAAAGCTTATGTAGAATTAATAGAGGAGGTTAAAAAAGGAAATATTGACCAATCGGTAATTGATGAAAGTGTAAAACGCATCCTCCGTGTGAAATTTGAGATGGGGCTGTTTGAACACCCTTATATTGAAGATACTACTCAAGCCGCCAAATTATGTAATGCTCCCGAATTTAGAGCATTGGCAAAAAAAGCAGCAGAAGAGAGTATTATACTTTTGAAAAACAAAAACAATGTATTGCCTATCGCGGAGACCGCTAAGAATATAGCTGTTATCGGCCCGAATGCCGCCAAGGCTCAATTTGGAGGTTATTCATCCGCCGGAGTGCCTGGTGTTAGCCCGATAGATGGAATAAAAAATCTTTTTGGTTCGACAGCCACTATTCGTTATGCTAAAGGTTGTACTCTTACTGATACTGATACATCAGGCTTTGAAGAAGCTGTCAATATTGCGAAACAATCGGATATAACCGTGTTGGTGATGGGAGGACAATATAGTGTAACTGGTGGTGAATCGCAAGATCGCATTGATTTAAACTTAATGGGGGTTCAGGAAGAACTTATAAAAACAATAAGCAGTTTAGGTAAACCCGTGATTGTCGTGTTGGATGATAGCCGACCTGTAACCATGTTGAACTGGATCGATAAAGTAGATGCTGTTTTACTTATGTTTCCTGCTGGAGAAGAAGGAGGAAATGCATTGGCAGAAATACTATCAGGGAAAGTGAACCCATCGGGCAAGACTACCGTTACCATCCCAAGGCATACAGGGCAAATTCCGTTGACACAAATTACCCGTCCTTATGGAAGGGAAGGAAGTGTTGCAGAGTATCCTGAAACTAAGGTTGCCGGAATTGTTTCTAAAGATAGATATTACTGTTTATATCCTTTCGGTTTCGGATTGTCTTATACCACATTTCAATATGGTGATATCAAATTTGCAAAGGATAAATTTTCAATAGATGAAAAAATACAGTTGTCTGTAAATGTTACCAACACGGGTAATAGAGATGGCGATGAAATAGTACAGTTGTATTTTACCAATCTGCATACCAAGCATATTACCCAGGCTCCTAAGCAATTGAGGGCATTTCAGCGTGTAAGTATTCCAGCCGGAGGAACGCAAACTGTAACCTTCACATTAAATCCATCAGATTTAAGCCATTTGGATGAGAATCTGAAACGAAAAGTAGATGCGGGAGATTTTGAAATATTTGTTGGAGGAAATAGTGTGGATGGCGTTACAAACAAATTCGCATTAGTATTAAAAAAATAG
- a CDS encoding beta-galactosidase has product MKRLFFLLCIIYISCVGMQAQNRLQYDIKIKSNNAAVVTPDIKRGTSVRPNGESLGYTGNYLLRNGKPWFPVMGEFNYERYKADQWEQEIIAMKAGGVEVISSYIIWIFHETKEGVYDWNGNNNLNRFLALCKKHGMLVWIRIGPWVHAEIKNGGFPDWLMNKNIKLRTDDPEYLRYSASYYKQIAKQCEGLYFKQGGPIIGIQLENEMNFKNDPEYQHMKTLKNMAIADGMDVPYYSGFAPGPDNQDEFFYSLGSYPDSPWNTTTKPFIKGVYFIKPLKADDDIGSDLLGKVDAKVRNNYPLISAELGSGMQKTYHRRVDVSAADVAANIFTKLAAGLNGFGYFMFHGGFTPLDWANDYGFQESRVSNYPNDMPLLNYDFQAPLGAMGIPAPSFSELKLMNLFVKDYGDRLAETRPYFPAKLKRSMVSKDTVQSSVRSKNGKGFIFLSNYQRLVSLPEIKDFQLSINDGTATETVPAKPITFPANHYVVWPYKLDMQSVLLKYATVQPLSILNNGETKTFVFFRDAINPEMVFDNTAIKKVSALKGCVWNEKDGIVTSDKQEGNFYFEVTSKNGELVKVLVVTREQALQAYKINYGNKQEALIFTEALLREESDHQLSFEIASKDGKIEVKAYPSADIVLKSISKDISCKQINTDNLLGSFMLNPSIVNRPAVNFMPFVDTNIEAAQKFKDSMLTAFKKSKEFKPLQPGALYKATFHSLPNQQLYQSTYSCKPTAGVVDWEVAVNYDGDYMTMYQGNKLVYDQFNYNGICKFRLNYISKNTTAPILIQVLPVDKQFDVYWGSLEKTLDDQLKAKVKKIDIVPVYRYQVSIEKNMVK; this is encoded by the coding sequence ATGAAAAGACTTTTTTTTCTTTTATGTATAATTTATATTTCTTGTGTCGGCATGCAAGCACAAAATCGTTTGCAATATGATATAAAGATCAAAAGCAATAATGCCGCAGTAGTAACCCCGGATATTAAAAGAGGAACTAGTGTGAGACCAAATGGTGAAAGTTTGGGTTATACGGGTAATTACCTATTGCGCAATGGGAAACCTTGGTTTCCTGTTATGGGAGAATTTAATTATGAAAGGTACAAGGCTGATCAATGGGAACAGGAAATTATTGCCATGAAGGCAGGAGGCGTCGAGGTAATCAGTTCCTATATTATTTGGATTTTTCATGAAACCAAAGAAGGTGTTTATGATTGGAATGGAAATAATAATCTCAACAGGTTTTTGGCATTGTGCAAAAAACACGGAATGCTTGTGTGGATACGAATAGGCCCGTGGGTACATGCCGAAATTAAGAATGGAGGTTTCCCGGACTGGCTGATGAACAAAAACATAAAACTACGAACAGACGATCCGGAATACTTGCGTTATTCGGCTTCATATTATAAACAAATAGCAAAACAATGCGAGGGACTTTATTTCAAGCAAGGCGGACCAATTATTGGAATTCAACTGGAAAATGAGATGAATTTTAAAAATGACCCTGAGTACCAGCATATGAAAACATTGAAAAATATGGCAATTGCTGATGGAATGGATGTTCCTTATTATAGTGGTTTTGCTCCGGGTCCTGATAATCAGGATGAATTTTTCTATAGCCTTGGCAGTTATCCAGATAGTCCTTGGAACACAACTACCAAACCGTTTATTAAGGGAGTGTATTTCATTAAGCCACTGAAAGCCGATGATGACATAGGAAGTGATTTGTTGGGTAAAGTTGATGCAAAAGTTCGCAATAATTATCCATTAATCTCTGCCGAATTGGGATCTGGTATGCAGAAAACCTATCACAGGCGCGTAGATGTATCTGCTGCTGATGTAGCAGCCAATATTTTTACAAAATTAGCGGCAGGTTTGAACGGTTTTGGGTATTTTATGTTTCATGGAGGTTTTACTCCTCTTGATTGGGCAAATGACTACGGTTTTCAGGAATCAAGGGTTTCCAATTATCCTAACGATATGCCGTTGCTTAATTACGATTTTCAGGCTCCGTTGGGCGCTATGGGAATACCGGCGCCATCTTTTTCTGAATTAAAATTAATGAATCTTTTCGTAAAGGATTATGGCGATAGACTAGCAGAAACACGACCTTATTTCCCTGCTAAATTAAAACGTTCAATGGTTTCAAAAGATACAGTACAGTCTTCTGTTCGTTCAAAAAACGGCAAAGGTTTTATCTTTCTTTCGAACTACCAAAGACTGGTTTCATTGCCAGAAATTAAAGATTTTCAATTGAGTATAAATGATGGGACAGCAACGGAAACGGTTCCGGCAAAGCCCATTACTTTTCCTGCCAACCATTATGTAGTCTGGCCTTATAAGCTGGATATGCAAAGCGTATTGTTGAAATATGCTACCGTACAGCCACTTTCTATTTTAAATAATGGTGAAACAAAAACGTTTGTTTTTTTTAGAGATGCCATCAATCCGGAAATGGTTTTTGATAATACGGCCATTAAAAAAGTAAGCGCTCTGAAAGGCTGTGTTTGGAATGAAAAAGACGGAATTGTAACCAGCGATAAACAAGAAGGTAATTTTTATTTTGAAGTAACAAGTAAAAATGGCGAATTGGTTAAAGTACTTGTTGTTACCAGAGAACAGGCTTTACAGGCATACAAAATTAATTACGGTAATAAACAAGAAGCATTGATTTTTACCGAAGCTTTGTTAAGAGAGGAATCAGACCATCAATTGAGTTTTGAAATTGCCAGTAAGGATGGTAAGATTGAGGTTAAAGCATATCCAAGTGCTGATATAGTGCTTAAATCAATTTCAAAAGATATAAGCTGCAAGCAAATTAATACTGATAATTTGTTGGGCTCATTTATGTTGAATCCTTCCATTGTCAACAGACCTGCTGTAAATTTTATGCCATTCGTTGATACTAATATTGAAGCAGCCCAAAAATTTAAAGACTCGATGTTAACGGCATTCAAAAAATCAAAAGAATTCAAACCGTTGCAGCCTGGGGCTTTATACAAAGCGACATTTCATTCATTGCCGAATCAGCAATTGTATCAATCGACTTACAGCTGTAAGCCAACTGCTGGTGTGGTTGATTGGGAAGTGGCTGTAAATTACGATGGTGATTATATGACTATGTATCAGGGTAATAAATTAGTTTATGACCAGTTCAATTATAATGGTATCTGCAAGTTCAGATTGAATTACATATCAAAAAATACAACTGCTCCTATATTAATTCAGGTATTGCCTGTAGATAAACAATTCGATGTTTATTGGGGCAGTTTAGAAAAAACATTGGACGATCAGTTGAAGGCTAAAGTAAAGAAAATTGATATTGTTCCGGTTTACAGGTACCAAGTATCGATTGAAAAAAACATGGTGAAATGA
- a CDS encoding alpha/beta hydrolase — protein sequence MTESIISSQKTSALILFFGMSISSFSQSKEIKLWDKIPDAITSKRYKEDPRRDESGNITGIRKVTEPTLKIFLADNKGAKNTAVVICPGGGYALLSHEKEGDDVAKWLQSIGVSAFVLKYRLPSDSIMKNKTIGPLQDAQEAIRTLRRNADQWNLDVSKIGVLGFSAGGHLASTLSTHYNDKVYESKDKTSARPDFSILLYPVISMEDGITHRGSKENLLGKNASNEMVAKYSNEKMVNKNTPKTFLMHATDDKSVPVENSINYYLALKQNKVSVEMHLYENGGHGFGLGIAGTNKNWPNACEKWLAENDLIKTTTEATVNLKKE from the coding sequence ATGACCGAATCAATTATTTCATCTCAAAAAACGTCTGCATTAATTTTATTCTTCGGAATGAGTATTTCTTCTTTTTCGCAAAGCAAAGAAATAAAATTATGGGATAAAATCCCGGATGCCATAACTTCTAAACGTTATAAAGAAGACCCGAGAAGAGATGAATCTGGAAATATTACGGGAATCAGAAAAGTTACGGAACCGACTCTGAAAATATTTTTAGCAGATAACAAAGGAGCTAAAAACACAGCGGTTGTTATTTGTCCTGGCGGAGGTTATGCCCTTTTGTCGCATGAAAAAGAAGGCGATGATGTTGCCAAATGGCTTCAGTCTATTGGGGTTTCGGCTTTTGTTTTGAAGTACAGGCTTCCAAGTGACAGTATTATGAAAAACAAAACAATTGGTCCGTTGCAGGATGCTCAGGAAGCGATAAGAACTTTACGCCGAAATGCTGACCAATGGAATCTTGATGTCTCCAAAATTGGTGTCCTCGGGTTTTCTGCAGGAGGACATTTGGCTTCTACTTTGTCAACACATTATAACGATAAAGTGTATGAATCTAAAGATAAAACCAGCGCACGTCCCGATTTCTCTATTTTGCTTTATCCGGTAATTTCTATGGAAGACGGAATTACGCACCGTGGATCAAAAGAAAACCTATTAGGCAAAAACGCCAGCAATGAAATGGTAGCCAAATATTCGAATGAAAAAATGGTTAACAAAAACACACCAAAAACATTTTTAATGCATGCTACCGACGACAAATCGGTGCCGGTTGAAAACAGCATCAATTATTATTTGGCATTAAAGCAAAATAAGGTTTCGGTCGAGATGCATTTGTATGAAAATGGCGGACATGGTTTTGGTTTAGGAATTGCGGGAACCAATAAAAATTGGCCAAATGCCTGCGAAAAATGGTTAGCTGAAAATGATTTGATTAAAACTACAACAGAAGCCACAGTCAATTTGAAAAAAGAATAA